Genomic DNA from Actinomycetota bacterium:
GTGGGGTGGGATTAAGGTTCGGCATCTCGAGGCCGGTCGGCGCACCGAGCTTCCGCAACACCTCGTCGAGATCCTCGTGGAGCCGCTCGAACTGCATCACGTGATCCATGCCGGCGAGGTAGCGTCCGTACATGTGCTGCGGCCGGACGGGGACGCGCTCACCGCTTCGCCACGGACGGACCCGGCTCGGATGCGTGTACCGCTCGGTCACCCATTCGCTGAAGCTCATGTCGGCCGACCTCCGGACGTCCTCGAGCGCGCGCGGCTTCCGGTGAAGGAACGAATCCTTGTCGTCGACCAGCTCGGCGTAGGTCGTCTTGTTCTTCACGTACAGGGACACCAGCGAGTCGAACGGGTTCCGCACCGCGCAGAACTTGAAGAGCTGCGCCGGCTTCTCCTTGGCGATCAACCCGTAGTCGAGGAGGTCGGCCAGCGTGCTGTGCTTCGAGTCGACGAGCAGCCGGCCGTTCTCGTCGAGGATGTCCTTCCACGGCACCCGCGCGACCTTCAGATGCGGAACGAGGATCCCGTACGCGATCGAAGTGCAGCCCGTCCTCGGGGACATCACGAACAGGAACTTGTACGCCTCGGAGATGTACGCCATCGCTCGCTGTGGCTCGATCAGGTTCCGCGTTGCCCGGTGCCGACCCGCGTCTTGAGGACCTTCGCCGGGACCCCGCCCACGATCGACCGCGGCGGGACGTCGCGGTTGACGAGCGCGTGCGATGCCACGACCGAGCCCTCACCGACCGTCACGCCTCGGAGGATCGTCGATTTCT
This window encodes:
- a CDS encoding sulfotransferase family 2 domain-containing protein, with product MAYISEAYKFLFVMSPRTGCTSIAYGILVPHLKVARVPWKDILDENGRLLVDSKHSTLADLLDYGLIAKEKPAQLFKFCAVRNPFDSLVSLYVKNKTTYAELVDDKDSFLHRKPRALEDVRRSADMSFSEWVTERYTHPSRVRPWRSGERVPVRPQHMYGRYLAGMDHVMQFERLHEDLDEVLRKLGAPTGLEMPNLNPTPRDKDYRSYYTDAARKLVEQVFRPDMERFGYRF